The proteins below come from a single Oncorhynchus keta strain PuntledgeMale-10-30-2019 chromosome 32, Oket_V2, whole genome shotgun sequence genomic window:
- the LOC127914425 gene encoding uncharacterized protein LOC127914425, with translation MDIIETVVTESIEVDETPTASSLATDKSKAEFVWTLQATWELVQTRLEMDQDFDQPVCKKKKLWETVAERVTAKLRAAGSKDVTVKAYECDLKWRNMLATYRKNAERSKRLGAQSVHWEFFKAMHEVLGKSREEIEAQRRSKLNGTKLGKAIASKRFTPILPTPSLTAAPFASRPPGCPAAVHGAAGEEDEHVGPAEGPGGEEDRGHQ, from the exons ATGGATATTATTGAGACGGTTGTAACAGAGAGTATTGAAGTAGATGAAACTCCAACGGCGTCCAGTTTGGCAACAGATAAATCGAAAGCAG AGTTTGTATGGACTTTACAAGCCACATGGGAACTTGTCCAAACCCGCCTCGAAATGGACCAGGACTTTGACCAGCCAGTGTGCAAGAAAAAGAAACTGTGGGAGACAGTGGCTGAGAGAGTGACTGCCAAGCTAAGAGCAGCTGGGAGCAAAGATGTCACAGTCAAGGCATATGAGTGTGATCTGAAGTGGCGTAACATGTTGGCCACATACAGGAAAAATGCTGAGAGGTCCAAGAGACTGGGGGCCCAGAGTGTCCACTGGGAGTTCTTCAAGGCCATGCATGAGGTCCTGGGGAAGAGTCGGGAGGAGATCGAGGCACAGCGCAGGTCCAAACTCAACGGGACCAAGCTGGGCAAGGCTATTGCCAGCAAGCGGTTTACCCCCATCCTTCCTACACCCTCCCTGACAGCTGCCCCCTTTGCTTCCAGGCCCCCAGGATGTCCTGCAGCTGTACATGGAGCTGCAGGAGAGGAAGATGAACATGTGGGCCCAGCAGAAGGCcctggaggagaggaagatagaggCCATCAATAA
- the LOC118372889 gene encoding cytochrome c oxidase subunit 6A, mitochondrial has protein sequence MASPASMAARRVLSAASHAGHEGGSARTWKILSFVLALPGVAVCIANAYMKMQQHSHEPPEFVAYSHLRIRTKKWPWGDGNHSLFHNPHENALPEGYEGPRH, from the exons ATGGCGTCTCCTGCATCGATGGCGGCCCGCAGGGTATTATCTGCTGCATCACACGCAGGCCATGAGGGAggatcag CTAGGACCTGGAAGATCCTGTCGTTTGTGTTGGCCCTACCTGGTGTGGCCGTCTGCATCGCCAACGCCTACATGAAGATGCAGCAGCACTCCCATGAACCCCCTGAGTTTGTTGCCTACTCACACCTTCGCATCCGCACCAAG AAATGGCCCTGGGGTGATGGCAACCACTCTCTCTTCCACAACCCTCATGAAAATGCTCTTCCTGAGGGCTATGAGGGCCCCCGCCACTAA
- the LOC118372897 gene encoding melanoma-associated antigen C1-like, whose protein sequence is MFLKRWVVDIQRMNEDLNYLFSPLLLTNYEVVSMPSRCPSTHCIPCSSHFLKEPTLSIPPLSAPSLPSLFPLSASLSSLFLPLFLPFFFPLSSFFLLIIPLLCLFLPSFCLSFFPFFPLSASLSSLSSLFLPLFLPFLPSFCLSFFPFFPLSASLSSLSSLFLPYFCLSSLFLPLFLPFLPSFCLSFFPFFPLSASFFPFFPLSASLSSLSSLFLPLFLPFLPSFCLSFFPFFPLSASLSSLSSLFLPLFLPSLPSFCLSFFPLSASLSSLFLPLFPLSASLSSLSSLFLPLFLPFLPYFCLSFFPLSASLSSLFLPLSSHFLPLFLPFFFPLSASLSSLSSLFLSLFLPPFCLSFFPLSASLFPFSSHFLTFFFPLSASLSSSLPLSSHFLPLFLPFLPSFCLSFFPFFPLSASLSSLSSLFLSLFLPPFCLSFFPLSASLSSLFLPLFLPSFCLSFLFSASFFPLSASLSSLSSLFLPLFLPFLPSFCLSFFPLSASLPSFCLSFFPFSSHFLPSFCFSFLFSASFFPLSSSLFPSSSHFLLLFPLLCLFLPTFCLSFFPFFPLSASLPSFFPLFPLSSPSSPSSLFLPPLPSFFPLFPLSFLFLPLFPLSSPSSLFLSSFCLSSLFLPSFCLSLPSFFPLFPLSSPSSPSSLFLPPLPPFFPLFPISSLFPPLSSLFLPPLPYFFPHSASLFLPSLSSLFLPLSSLFIPSLPYFFPHSASLFLPSLFSLFLPSFYLFFL, encoded by the exons ATGTTTCTGAAGAGATGGGTTGTTgacattcagaggatgaatgagGACCT GAACTACCTGTTCAGCCCCCTCCTCCTTACCAACTATGAGGTTGTCTCtatg CCGTCCAGATGTCCGTCCACACATTGCATACCCTGTTCTTCTCACTTCCTCAAAGAGCCAACACTGTCTATACCACCTCTTtctgccccctctcttccctctctcttccctctttctgcctctctatcttccctttttctgcctctctttcttcccttttTCTTCCCACTTTCTTCCTTCTTTCTGCTTATCattcctcttctctgcctctttcttccctctttctgcctctctttcttccctttcttccctctttctgcctctctttcttccctttcttccctctttctgcctctctttcttccctttcttccctctttctgcctctctttcttccctttcttccctctttctgcctctctttcttccctttcttctctctttcttccctatttctgcctctcttccctctttctgcctctctttcttccctttcttccctctttctgcctctctttcttccctttcttccctctttctgcctctttcttccctttcttccctctttctgcctctctttcttccctttcttccctctttctgcctctctttcttccctttcttccctctttctgcctctctttcttccctttcttccctctttctgcctctctttcttccctttcttccctctttctgcctctctttcttccctctcttccctctttctgcctctctttcttccctctttctgcctctctttcttccctatttctgcctctcttccctctttctgcctctctttcttccctttcttccctctttctgcctctctttcttccctttcttccctatttctgtctctctttcttccctctttctgcctctctttcttccctattTCTGCCTCTTTCTTCCCACTTtctacctctctttcttccctttttcttccctctttctgcctctctttcttccctttcttccctctttctgtctctctttcttccccctttctgcctctctttcttccctctttctgcctctctcttccctttttcTTCCCACTTTCTTACCTTCTTCTTCCCACTTTCtgcttctctttcctcttctctgcctctttcttcccactttctgcctctctttcttccctttcttccctctttctgcctctctttcttccctttcttccctctttctgcctctctttcttccctttcttccctctttctgtctctctttcttccccctttctgcctctctttcttccccctttctgcctctctttcttccctctttctgcctctctttcttccttctttCTGCTTATCtttcctcttctctgcctctttcttccctctttctgcctctctttcttccctttcttccctctttctgcctctctttcttccctttcttccctctttctgtctctctttcttccctctttctgcctctcttccctctttctgcctctctttcttcccttttTCTTCCCactttcttccctctttctgcttctctttcctcttctctgcctctttcttccctctttcttcctctttatTCCCTTCTTCTTCCCACTTTCtgcttctctttcctcttctctgcctctttcttcccactttctgcctctctttcttccctttcttccctctttctgcctctcttccctctttcttccccctcttccctctttcttccccctcttccccctcttccctctttcttccccctcttccctctttcttccccctcttccccctttctttcctctttctgcctctcttccctctttcttccccctcttccctattTCTttcctctttctgcctctcttccctctttcttccctctttctgcctctctcttccctctttcttccccctcttccctctttcttccccctcttccccctcttccctctttcttccccctcttccccctttcttccccctcttccctattTCTTCCCTCTTTccgcctctctcttccctctttcttccccctctcccctattTCTTCCCtcattctgcctctctctttcttccctctctttcttccctctttctgcctctctcttccctctttattccctctcttccctattTCTTCCCtcattctgcctctctctttcttccctctcttttttctctctttcttccctctttctaCCTATTTTTTCTCTGA
- the LOC118372891 gene encoding armadillo repeat-containing protein 5-like gives PETSLTWCLSQLSKPERAAAEDHKPGTAGPDTSGHRQLDKRVKAGQWRALVAIRTQHIKGGSSGIARFRGQGGLRTLLDLLKHPECSRKTLDLALSILANCCTERQTRVEVRRLDGISIVVGILKKNVAMETIQNRAARALGNLAMDPESSTLIHSAGGVPLLLLCVSLASVPSPPSDDPLVAPSSKLECAQSAARALLYLADTPSNRLLLLTQGTLTALAPLIAPEYPLGLRRAALRTLHELTRSCGVECAREVSRSGVLAQLGVMASGEAAKPFEELALKTLANMCTQGCLRPLVGSLGVIQKFTEEVKKDGLKSGVFLKALCLCCKEAVNRAKVKESGGLEVLIGFLGVHRSHPLDRLVILACVDFVYDEAALEQLQELGIVPLLVARLVELAKGEEPSAGKMDVSLTSTMFASELLSTSCFDSFDFPPPEGNRKEEMGKEHVLGSSSFLSLRSWLVSEGLISSEGDLLESPGGTEGDWGSLHIPSSSPQTSSTDCHSPLKCLSPTRSLPSSTPLSAPKSLSQSTPSTSMSYPAQVHMSSPSKTADLSPCVPLPSSTSTPQAQPGSSTLHPQAQPDSSTSTPQAQPDSSTSTPQAQPGSSTSTPQAQPGSSTPALHSSTIPPLTSVSPSKFSSPPRKRPRVPSTTRSSVLPLDTPPTVSRPQAYHHPYHPEPWAPESPILLLLSRFSHATDPSAALVNSGIISGLLFYLSQHQDPSGRCFRMLCRLSCNPNCLQALVRTGSVALIRHHLVQRGSDPESWGAGERQTDRVKAKVKQLGLALLSNLRVQCESGFGSGVLSHVILSGSESDKLNCALSLPLVNGNKVLLKKLLLDNGGLLLALEPLGCNEDEEEEDHHTSECRRLLSDCLNSPQHVSAPQLHSLYFSLLIGCLSSLLACPKTVLAKRRCRVLSPIKPLSVSQTGKASPPPLKKPRLVNICAYNDSTFDLLFLLDDGSQVSANREAVAGAEGTEVVGSEYFRALLRGSFGEAQGRTGEAIPIRDVSQGMLLPVLHYLHGCRLNKDGETAEEQGDETEREGRGECQILGSLASEGLGVWRDGAEEPSPEAQSFQKTPLAETMMGACRFLVTELQREVEDLCVSLLSCTAKNAGRIADVGKKPPSNMDQYGSEGESADESLANRTSGLELSGSEAQTDSLAPTVTAGQAESLHGSGLQPCQQTEGRRHSAPGPGQKGISAPKTTSGLETCVNPLKSSSASKCCKRRSKPRSVSNTQKVADSVQDSKVGPGRWTLLPQVYWFSQRYSYPGLGRACLSLLLGSQGFSQPRPSSLAADCLRRLAREADCTETLKHDLVSLATMALS, from the exons CCAGAGACCTCTCTGACCTGGTGCCTGTCACAGCTCTCTAAACCTGAGAGAGCAGCAGCCGAGGACCACAAGCCAGGCACTGCAGGGCCGGACACCAGTGGACACAGACAGCTGGACAAGAGGGTCAAAGCTGGGCAGTGGCGAGCACTGGTGGCCATCCGCACACAGCACATTAAAGGAGGAAGCAGTGGGATAGCTCGATTCCGAGGCCAGGGTGGACTGCGCACTCTCCTGGACCTGCTAAAGCACCCTGAGTGTTCCAGGAAGACTCTGGACCTGGCTCTCAGCATCCTGGCTAACTGCTGCACTGAGAGACAGACACGAGTTGAG GTTAGGAGGCTTGATGGAATATCTATTGTGG TGGGTATTTTGAAGAAGAATGTAGCCATGGAGACGATCCAGAACAGAGCAGCCCGGGCCTTGGGGAACTTGGCCATGGACCCAGAGAGTTCCACACTTATCCACTCTGCCg GTGGTGTTCCACTCCTGCTCCTCTGCGTCTCTCTTGCATCtgtcccatcccctccctctgaTGACCCACTGGTAGCCCCTTCCTCTAAACTAGAGTGTGCTCAGTCGGCTGCCCGTGCCCTCCTCTACCTTGCAGACACCCCCTCAAACCGCCTTTTACTGCTCACCCAGGGTACTCTGACTGCTCTCGCCCCGCTCATTGCTCCAGAGTACCCTCTGGGGCTGAGGAGAGCAGCACTCCGGACCCTCCATGAGCTCACCAGGAGCTGTGGTGTAGAGTGTGCTAGAGAGGTGTCCCGATCTGGGGTTCTAGCTCAGCTAGGTGTCATGGCTTCGGGAGAGGCCGCTAAACCTTTTGAGGAGCTTGCGTTGAAAACCCTGGCCAACATGTGCACTCAAGGCTGCTTACGTCCTCTGGTGGGTTCCCTGGGGGTAATCCAGAAGTTTACGGAGGAGGTCAAGAAGGACGGCCTGAAGTCTGGAGTGTTCCTCAAGGCTCTCTGTTTATGCTGCAAAGAGGCAGTGAACCGGGCCAAAGTGAAGGAGAGCGGCGGTCTGGAGGTGTTGATTGGCTTCCTTGGTGTCCATCGGAGCCACCCCCTCGACCGATTGGTCATTCTGGCCTGTGTTGACTTTGTCTATGACGAAGCTGCCCTGGAACAGTTACAAGAATTGGGAATAGTCCCCCTGCTAGTTGCTCGGTTAGTGGAGCTGGCTAAAGGTGAGGAGCCATCTGCTGGGAAGATGGATGTGAGCCTCACCTCTACCATGTTCGCTTCAGAGCTGCTGTCTACGTCATGTTTCGACTCATTTGACTTCCCTCCCCCAGAGGGGAACAGGAAagaggagatggggaaggagCATGTCCTTGGGTCATCCAGCTTTCTTAGCCTGAG GTCCTGGTTGGTGTCTGAAGGGTTGATCTCCTCTGAGGGGGATCTTCTTGAATCTCCTGGAGGCACGGAGGGAGATTGGGGGAGTCTTCAtatcccctcttcttctccccaaACCTCTTCCACTGACTGTCATTCCCCTTTAAAATGCTTATCTCCTACCCGCTCACTACCTTCCTCCACTCCCTTATCCGCACCCAAATCTCTGAGTCaatccaccccctctacctcaaTGAGTTATCCAGCTCAGGTCCACATGTCATCTCCCTCAAAAACCGCTGAtctgtctccctgtgtccctctgccctcctctacctccaccccccaAGCCCAGCCCggctcctctaccctccacccccaAGCCCAGCCCgactcctctacctccaccccccaAGCCCAGCCCgactcctctacctccaccccccaAGCCCAGCCtggctcctctacctccaccccccaAGCCCAGCCTGGCTCCTCTACCCCTGCTCTCCATTCCTCAACTATCCCACCCCTCACTTCCGTCTCCCCATCAAAGTTCTCCTCCCCTCCACGGAAAAGGCCACGTGTCCCCTCAACCACCCGCTCCAGTGTGTTGCCCCTCGACACCCCTCCCACAGTGTCCCGACCACAGGCCTATCACCACCCCTACCACCCTGAGCCTTGGGCCCCAGAGTCTCCCATCCTGCTGCTGCTCTCACGCTTCTCTCACGCCACGGACCCCAGCGCTGCTCTGGTCAACTCAGGCATCATCTCTGGCCTACTGTTCTACCTCAGCCAGCATCAGGACCCCAGCGGCAGGTGCTTCCGCATGCTGTGCCGGCTGAGCTGCAACCCCAACTGTCTGCAGGCGCTGGTCAGGACTGGCTCAGTGGCTCTGATCCGCCATCACCTGGTCCAGAGAGGGAGTGACCCTGAGAGTTGGGGAGCTGGAGAGAGGCAGACTGATAGGGTCAAGGCCAAAGTGAAACAGCTTG GTCTTGCTCTGCTTAGTAATCTACGTGTTCAGTGTGAGTCTGGATTTGGTTCTGGAGTCCTGAGCCATGTGATTCTGTCAGGCTCAGAGTCAGACAAGCTGAACTGTGCTCTGTCTCTACCACTAGTAAATGG TAACAAGGTTCTCTTGAAGAAACTTCTTCTAGACAACGGTGGTCTACTCTTGGCTCTGGAGCCCCTTGGATGTAATGAGgacgaggaagaggaagaccatcACACCAGTGAATGCCGACGACTCCTCTCAGATTGTCTCAACTCACCGCAACATGTCTCCGCCCCCCAGCTCCACTCTCTATATTTCTCCCTGCTGATTGGATGCCTCTCTAGTCTTTTGGCTTGCCCCAAAACAGTACTGGCTAAAAGAAGGTGCAGGGTACTCAGTCCTATCAAACCCCTGTCAGTCTCACAAACCGGTAAAGCTTCACCCCCTCCCTTAAAAAAGCCTCGTCTGGTCAATATCTGTGCTTACAATGACTCAACCTTTgacctcctcttcctgctggacGATGGGAGCCAGGTGTCAGCCAATAGGGAAGCAGTGGCTGGGGCCGAGGGAACCGAGGTGGTGGGGTCAGAGTACTTCAGGGCCCTGTTGAGGGGGAGCTTTGGAGAGGCCCAAGGGAGAACTGGGGAGGCCATCCCCATCAGGGATGTGAGCCAAGGCATGCTGCTACCTGTACTGCACTATCTGCATGGCTGTCGCCTGAACAAGGACGGAGAGACTGCAGAGGAACAGGGggatgagacggagagagaaggcagaggagagTGTCAGATTTTGGGATCCTTGGCCTCTGAGGGGCTGGGTGTCTGGCGAGACGGGGCAGAAGAACCCTCACCAGAGGCACAGAGCTTCCAGAAGACCCCCCTAGCTGAGACGATGATGGGGGCCTGTAGGTTTTTGGTGACagagttgcagagggaggtggaggatctgtgtgtgtctttgctgTCCTGCACTGCCAAGAATGCTGGTCGAATTGCAGATGTTGGCAAAAAGCCTCCATCTAACATGGACCAATATGGATCAGAGGGAGAGTCTGCTGACGAGAGCCTGGCAAACCGCACATCTGGACTAGAGTTGAGTGGTTCTGAGGCCCAGACAGACTCCTTGGCCCCCACAGTGACAGCAGGCCAGGCTGAGTCACTACATGGCTCTGGACTCCAACCCTGTCAGCAGACTGAGGGTAGACGGCACTCTGCCCCTGGACCAGGCCAGAAGGGCATTAGTGCACCAAAGACAACCTCAGGACTGGAGACTTGTGTCAATCCGCTGAAATCAAGTTCTGCCTCAAAGTGCTGCAAAAGACGTTCTAAACCGAGGAGTGTTTCAAACACACAGAAGGTTGCGGATTCTGTACAGGACTCTAAAGTTGGTCCTGGTAGATGGACCCTCCTACCACAGGTGTATTGGTTTTCCCAACGGTACAGCTATCCTGGACTGGGCAGGGCCTGCCTGTCCCTACTGCTGGGCTCTCAGGGCTTCTCCCAGCCCCGCCCTTCTTCCCTGGCTGCAGACTGCCTGCGCAGACTGGCTAGAGAGGCAGACTGTACAGAGACTCTGAAACATGACCTAGTGAGTCTGGCCACCATGGCCCTGAGCTGA